Genomic window (Pseudomonas hydrolytica):
TTCATCGGGGTCGGCGTGCTGCTGCTGGTGGTGGGTTACTTCGCCCCCTTGCCGCCACGCAAGACCGAACCTTCAACCAGCAACGAGCAGGAGCCTGCCGCGTGAATATCCTTCGTCTTGGCCTGCTGCTGTCCCTGTCGCTGAGCGCCGCGCTGCAGGCCGCCGAGCGTGCGCAGGACTTTCGTCATGCCGCGCCGTTGCAACTGTCCGGCGAGGGCCCCTGGTACCGCCTGGAGCTGCCGATCGCTGCGCACTTTGCCGCGCAGCATGGCGACCTGCGCGACCTTCGCGTGTTCGATGCCCAGGGCAAGGTTCAGGCCTATGCGCTGATCCCGGGGCGCAGCGAGACCGTGGCGCATGAACAGGAGCACGGCGTGCGCTGGTTTCCCCTGCATGGCCGCGCCGATGCACAGGCGGCGCCGGCCTTGCGGGTCGAGCGCAGCACCACGGGCACACTGATCGAGCTGCGTGGCGAGTCCGCCGCCGAACCGGACCAGCAACTGCGCGGCTGGCTGCTCGACGCCAGCGCCATCGACGCCCCATTGGTGCGCCTGAGCCTGGACTGGAGCGGTGGCGAGGACGGCTTCCAGCGTTTCAGCATCGAAGCCAGTGACGACCTGCAGCGCTGGCAGAGCTGGGGCGAGGGGCAGGTGGCACGGCTGAGCTTCGCCGACGAACGCATCGATCAGCGCCAGATCGAGCTGCCCGGCCAGCGCGCCCGCTATCTGCGTCTGCTGTGGCGCGCGCCGACGCAGGCGCCGCAGCTGGAGGTGGCGACCCTGCGCAGCCGCCGCCAGGATCAGCAGGCGGCGCCGTTGGTCTGGTCCGAGCCGCTGCCGGCCGAGCGCGGCGCCGATGGGCTGTATCGCTGGCAGCTGCCGCTGGCGTTACCTCTGGAGCGGCTGCGCCTGCCGCTGGCGCAGGCCAATACCCTGGCACCGCTGCGTATCGAGGCGCGCAGCAGCGATCAGGGCGCGTGGCGGCCGCTGGCCAGCGGTCTGCTCTATCGCCTGCCGGAGAATGGCCGGGAGATGGTGCACGACGAACTGGCCTTGCCGGGCTGGCCGGTGCGTCAGTTGCGTCTGCAGCTCGACCCGCGCGGTGGCGGTCTGGGGCCGGAGGTGCCGAACCTGCAGGTCGCCTTGCGCGCCACCCAGCTGATCTTTCTCGCCCGCGGCGAGGCGCCCTATCGCCTGGCACTGGGCAATGCCGGTGCGCAATCGGCGGCGCTGCCGCTGCCCAGCCTGATTCCCGGTTACCAGGCCGAGCGTCTGGCCAGCCTCGGCCGCGCCGAGCTGGGGGATGCGAGCGCACTGGCCGGCTCCATGGGCGAGCCAGCGGCCGTTGCGCAAGGTGACTGGCAACGCTGGGGACTCTGGGCTGTACTGCTACTGGGCGTTGGATTGCTGGCTGCCATGGCGGCCAGCCTGCTGCGGCGCCCACCAGGCGCCTGAGGCGCGCGGTGGGTGAATAAACCCTGTAGTGGTAGGGGTTTTGCAGTATCTTAGGCGCCCTGCGCCAGTCAGCATCAGAGGTCAGGAAGGCCCTTGCGTATTTTGGTTCGCGTCACCGCCCATGCATTTCGTTTCGCCGCGTCCGACTGCGGCGTGCGTGCCGTTCTCCGGTTGTCGCCGAGCTGGAGGGGGCGCTGATGCAGGCCTGTCTGGCTTCCGGCTGGAGCCTGTCACCGCCGGTCCTGATGACCCTGCTGGTGTGCTTCGGGGTGGTCCTGCTGGCGCACTGGGTCACCCGCCAGCGCGACTTCCCCGAGCGTGACAGCTTCATTCTGCTGCACCTGGCCAGCCTCTGGTGGATGGGCGCCGCGGCACTGGAAATGAGCTTCTTCGCCGCCGAATGCAAGATGTTCTGGGCCAGCATGGCCTGGCCCGGCATCGTTTCCACGCCCACGTTCTGGGCGGTATTCCTCTGGCAGTACGTCAACAGCATGCGCACGCCGTTGCCGCGTAGCAGCATCCTGGGGCTGAGCCTGGTGCCGCTGCTGGTCTGGGCTCTGGCGCTGAGCAATCCCTGGCATGGCCTGTTCTACGGTGCCGGCAGCGCTCCCGTCGACGACAGTCCGGGAGCCCCGGTGCGCTATCAGCATGGCCCGCTGTTCTATGCCACGGCCGTCTACGTCTACCTGTTCATGGCGTTCTGCATGGGCGTGGTAAGCCGCGCCGCGGCGCTCAGTCAAGGGCTGCACCGCCGTCACTATCTGGCGTTCGTGCTGGTCACCGCGGTGCCCTGGGTGGCCAACGTCGGTTATGTGGTGTTCGGCTGGACCCTGTTCGGCTTCGACCCGACCCCCTTCAGCTTCGCCTTCACCCTGGCGGCGTTCTCCTGGCTGATCGTCGGCGTACGCCTGTTCGACCTGCTGCCGGTGGCGCGCCATCTGCTGCTGGAGGCGTTGCTCGACCCGGTGCTGGTGATCGATCCGCGTGGTCGGGTGATCGAGGCCAATCCGGCCGCGCTGAAGCTGGCAGGGCTGCAGCAGGGCTGGCAGGGCACCGAGTTGGGGCAGTGGCCGGTGTTCGGCGCCGACCTGCAGCGTCTGCTGAATGAGGCCGGCGAGGGCGATCAGGAGCGCCCGCTGACCCTGACCAGCGCGGCGCGCTACTACGAAGTGCGGGTGCGCGCCATCGAACGCGCCACTCGCCACGGCCCGACCCTGCTGGGCCATATGCTCTACGTACGCGACGTGACCCAGCGCCACCTCAGCGAGCTCAAGCTGGCCGAGGCCCTGGCCCTGAGTGAAGAGCGTCTGCGCACCATCTCGAATCTGCACGAGCAACTGCGCGAGCAGGCGCTGTGCGACCCGCTGACCGGCCTCTACAACCGCCGCTATCTGGATGAATTCTTCTCGCGCGAACTGGCCAGGGCGCAACGCGAAAACCTGCCACTGGCCTTGGCGCTGATCGATCTAGACCACTTCAAACGGCTCAACGACGAGTGCGGCCATCTGGTCGGCGACGACGTGCTCAAGGCTGTCGCCAAGCATCTGCTGGACAACCTGCGCAGCACCGATGCGGTGTTTCGTATCGGCGGCGAGGAATTCCTGCTGATCCTGCCGGGGCTTGATGCTCAGGCTGCCATGGCGCGCCTGGAGGCATTACGGACGCAATTGAGCCAGGTTGGCCAGCCAACGCGCATAGGTACTCTGCCGGTCACCCTGTCGGCAGGCATCGCTATATGGCCGGCGCATGGGCAGGGTCTCGATAGCCTCCTGCAGGCTGCCGACGTTGCGCTCTACCGAGCCAAGCGTGATGGTCGTAACCGGGTGGAGGTGGCCCTTCCGCCGGCAGAAGCGAACCGCGCCAGATAGATGTTTTTCGCAGCAACAACCGCTACATTTGCTTGGCAGTTCATTCCAACAACAACAAGGACTTGCCATGAACCGTCTGTTGTCTCCGCTGGCGGCCGCCTGCCTGCTGGCCAGTGCCACTTCGCTTTCCGCCGCGCCATACAGCGCGCTCTACGTATTCGGCGATAGCCTCAGCGATGCAGGCTGGTTCGCCGACCCTGATGGGCCGGCGGGAGCTACCACCCGTTTTACCAATCGTATCGGGCCGACCTATCAGGATGGCAGCGGCGAGATCTTCGGGCCGGTGGCGCCCATGCTGCTTGGCGATGCCCTTGGCCTGGGCGGAGCGGGGCTGGGGCCGGCAAATTCGGTCGAGGGCGGTAACAACTGGGCGGTCGGAGGCTATCGTACCGACGAGATCCTCAACACCATCAGCGGTCCAGGCGGGTACCTGGCCTCCAGCGGAGGGCGGGCCGACCCGAATGCGTTGTATTACCTCACTGGCGGTGGGAATGATTTTCTCCAGTTTCGTGTAGTCGATACCGCCAGCGCGCAGGCTGCTGCCGGGCGGCTGGTCGATAGCGTCGAGGTTCTGCAGCAAGCCGGCGCGCGCTACATCATGGTGTGGTTGCTGCCGGATATCGGTCTGACACCGAACTTCTATGGTGGCGGCTTGCAAGACCTGGTATCCGGGTTAGGGGCCGACTTCAACCAGGAACTGGTGAGCCAGCTAGCGGCGCTCGATGCAAACGTCATTCCCTTGAACATACCGCTCAATCTCTCGGAAACATTGAGTGACCCCGGGCGCTACGGCCTGATCGCAGACCGCGACACGGTGATTGACAGCTGTTTCGAAGGCTGCAGCAATCCGCACCCGGTCTATGGCCTGAACGGCACCGCTCCTGATCCGACCAAACTTCTGTTCAACGACAGCGTGCACCCGACCATCACCGGGCAGCGCCTGATTGCCGACTACGCCTACTCACTCCTCGCCGCTCCCTGGGAAATCACCCTACTGCCGGAGATGGCCCTAGGCACGCTGCGGGCTCATCAGGATCAGCTGCGCGCGCAATGGCTGGCAGACTGGGAGGCCTGGCAGAGCGAAGGGCAGTGGCGTGCCTTCATCAATGCCGGCGGCCAGCGCCTGGATTACGATCTGTACAGTGGCGATGCCAAGGGCAACGGCTACAGCCTCAACTTCGGTACCAGCTATAGGCTCGATGACGCCTGGCGCCTGGGCCTGGCTGCCGGGCTCTACCAACAGAGTCTGGAAGCCGGGGCCGCGGATTCCGATTACGATCTTCGCAGCTATCTGGGTACTGCGTTCGCCCAGTATCAGCACAACCGCTGGTGGGGGGATCTGTCGGCCAGTATCGGGCGGCTGGACTACGATGATCTCAAACGCAAGTTTGCCATTGGTCCGGCTACCAACTCTGAGAAGGGGGATACCGACGGCGATCTGTGGGCCTTCAGTGGCCGATTCGGCTACGACATCGCCCAGCCGGGTAGCCAGTGGCATTTGAGCCCGTTCTTCAGCGCCGACTACGTGCGGATCGAAGTAGACGGCTATGCCGAAGATGGCCAGCGTTCCACCGCCCTGAGTTACGCTGATCAGGTACGCAAATCGAAGCGCCTCGGCGCAGGCCTGCAGGGGCTGTACGATCTCGCGCCGCAGACCCGACTGTTCGGTGAGCTGGCCATGGAGAGGGAGTACGAGGATGACCCCAGCGAAGTACGCATGGCCTTGAACAGTCTGCCGGGGATCGGCTTCGAGTTGCCTGGCTATCGCCCCGATGATCGTACCTGGCGTGGCCATGTCGGGGTCAGTCATAGCCTCGGAAACGGCTTGTCACTGCGTGGCAGCTACAGCTATCGGCACGCTGACGATGAATCCCAGCATGGTTTGAATCTTTCTCTGTCGTTGGATCTCTAAGAGCTGTTCTGACGCCAGCGCACCTCTCCTTGAGGGCGCTGGCCGTCGATTCAACGCGTTCCGTCAGTTTCTCCAAACTCGCTGTGGCCTCAGGGAGGCGGCCATAGCGGGAACCGGTTAAACTGCGCGCGATTTTTTCTCTTTCCGGAGCCGTCCATGTCCCGCGTCACCCTGAGCCGCTACCTGATCGAGCAGACTCGCAGCCATAACACCCCGGCCGATCTGCGTTTCCTTATCGAAGTCGTGGCACGGGCCTGCAAGGCGATCAGCCACCAGGTTTCCAAGGGCGCCCTCGGTGGCGTACTGGGCAGCCTGGACAGCGAGAACGTGCAGGGCGAAGTGCAGAAGAAGCTCGACGTCATCTCCAACGAGATCCTCCTCGAAGCCAACGAATGGGGCGGTCACCTGGCCGGCATGGCGTCCGAGGAAATGGACAACGCCTACCAGATCCCCGGCAAGTACCCCAAGGGTGCCTATCTGCTGGTCTTCGACCCGCTGGATGGCTCCAGCAACATCGACGTCAACGTCTCGGTCGGCACCATCTTCTCCGTGCTGCGCTGCCCGGACCGCAACGGTGACACCGGCGACCTGGGCGAGGACGCCTTCCTCCAGCCGGGCACCCAGCAGGTCGCGGCCGGCTACGCCATTTACGGCCCGCAGACCATGCTGATGCTGACCCTCGGCGACGGCGTCAAGGGCTTCACCCTGGATCGCGAACTGGGCAGCTTCGTGCTCACCCACGACAACATCAAGGTGCCGGAGTCGACCAAGGAATTCGCCATCAACATGTCCAACCAGCGCCACTGGGAAGCCCCGGTACAGCGCTACGTCTCCGAGCTGCTGGCCGGCGAGACCGGGCCGCTGGGGCGCAACTACAACATGCGCTGGATCGCCTCGATGGTGGCCGACGTGCATCGCATCCTCACCCGTGGCGGTGTGTTCATGTACCCGCGCGACGCCCGCGAGCCGGACAAGCCGGGCAAGCTGCGCCTGATGTACGAGGCCAACCCGATGTCGATGATCATCGAGCAGGCCGGCGGCGCCGCCACCGACGGCAGCCAGCGCATCCTCGACATCCAGCCCACTTCCCTGCACCAGCGTGTGCCGGTGTTCCTCGGCTCCAAGGAAGAAGTGCTGCGCGTCACCGCCTACCACCGGGGCTGACCGATGCAGCCCTGGCAGCCGTTGCTCGACTGGTGGTTCGGTGCCGATGGCAGCGCGACCGACATCGTAGCGGCGCGCCGGGGCTTGTGGTTCGGCAAGCGTGACAGTCAGGACCGTGAGGCCGAAGCGCGTTTCGCTGCGCTGGTCGAGCAGGCCCTGGCTGGCGAGCTGAAGGGCTGGGCGGATGAGCCGCAGGGCTGGCTGGCGCACCTGATCCTGCTCGATCAGCTGCCGCGCATGATCTTTCGCGATACCCCGCGCGCCTTCGCGGGGGACGCGCTGGCCCGTCCTCTGCTGGAGGCCGGGCTGGAGCGCGGCTGGGACCGTGCGTTGACGCCGATCCAGCGCGTTTTTGCCTACCTGATCTTCGAGCATGCCGAGGATCTGCCTCTGCAGGCGCGTGCCGTCGAACTGTTTCGCGCTCTGCTCGATCAGGCAGGTGACGCAGAGCGCGAGCTGTTCGCCGACTTTCTCGACTTCGCCGAGCGTCACCAGCGGGTGATTGCGCGCTTCGGTCGCTTCCCTCATCGCAACGCCATTCTCGGTCGCGCCTGTACTGACGAAGAACAGGCCTTCCTGCGGGAACCTGGCTCGCGTTTCTGAACTCCAAGCGGGCAAGTCGTCGCCGGCTATGCCAAGCTTGCTGGCACCTTCCCATCAGGAGTTTCACCCATCATGTCGATGCGTATCGTCGCGTTGCTCGCCTGCTGTCTGCTCGCCGCCTGCAACAAGGTCAATCAGGACAACTATTCCAAGCTCAAGGCCGGCATGAGCAAGGCGGAGGTCGAGAGCCTGCTTGGCGCTCCGGGCGAATGCGCCGGCGCACTGGGCATGACCAGCTGCACCTGGGGTGATGACAAGAGCTATATCAGCGTCCAGTACGCCGGGGACAAGGTGATGATGTTCTCCGGCAAGGGACTCAAGTAAGCAGGAGATCTCATGCGTTCGATCCTTATCGCCAGTGCCGTTCTCGCCCTCGCCGGCTGCGCCAACTCCGGCACGGGCCGCATCCCGCAGGAGCCGCCGAAGACCGTGCAGGTCGACCTGCAGCGCTACCAGGGCACCTGGTACGAGCTGGCGCGGCTGCCGATGTTCTTCCAGCGCAACTGCGTGCAGTCCGAAGCCCATTATGGCTTGCGTGACGATGGCCGCATTGACGTGACCAATCGCTGCCGCGACAAGGACGGCGAGTGGATCGAAGCCAAGGGCGTCGCCGAGCCTCAGGTGGAAGGGCAAACCGACAAGCTCTGGGTGCGCTTCGACAACTGGGCCAGCAAGCTGCTGCCGATCAAGGGCGACTACTGGGTGCTGTACCGCGATGACGACTACCGTGTAGCGCTGGTCGGTCACCCGCAGCGCAAGTACCTGTGGCTGCTGTCGCGTACCCCGGAAGTGGATCAGGAAACCCGCGACAAGCTGCTCAGCCACGCGCGCGAGCAGGGTTACGACACCTCCGAGCTGATCTGGCGCCAGGCTGACTAGCCTGTAGCCCGTATCGCATCGGTTAGCCCCCTCTGTAGGAGCGAGCTTGCTCGCGATCAGATCCGAAGGATCGCCGGCAAGCCGGCTCCTACCCGGTGAGGGGGCTACCGCTTCACTCCCAGTCCAGGCGCGCCAGCTTCCATTCGCCGCCTTCCTGCCACCATTCCAGCCTTACCGAATAGTGCCGCGCGCTGTCGGGGAGCAGCCCTTCGGCGCCGGTCAGGCCGACCTGCGCCTCGGTGTAGCCCTTGCTGCTGATCGCCGGGTCGATCCAGCTGTTCTTGCCCAGGGCGATGACCTTGATGTTCTTGTGGCGCAGAAACAGCAAGGTCATGGTGCGTTTGGCCCACTCGCGGTCGAGTTCCTGGCGGGCCAGGAAGTCGCCGTGCAACTGCTCCAGCACCGCGCTCGCGCTCTTGGCCTCGATATTGTCCTGCAGCTGTTTAACGGCCGCCTCCAGCGCGGCTTGCGGGTCGTCGCGGCCACCGCAGCCGGCCAGCAGCAGGGTGAAAAAAAGCGCCAGGAAACCGGCCAGATAACGCCTCGACATGCTGAACTCCTTTTTCATGGTTATGATGCCGTGCAGAGCGGAACTCGGTAGTCGTACCCATCGCATCAGGAGCCCACCATGCAGACTCTGTATCCAGAGATCAAACCCTACGCCCGTCACGAGCTGGCGGTCGAGCCGCCGCATGTGCTCTATGTCGACGAGAGCGGTTCGGCGGACGGGTTGCCGGTGCTGTTCATCCATGGCGGGCCGGGCGCCGGCTGCGATGCATCAAGCCGCCGATACTTCGATCCCAATCTCTACCGTATCGTCACCTTCGATCAGCGTGGCTGTGGCCGCTCCACCCCGCATGCCAGTCTGGAGAACAACACCACCCAGGCGCTGATCGGCGATATCGAACGCATTCGCGAGCACCTGGGGATAGACAAGTTCGTGCTGTTCGGCGGCTCCTGGGGCTCGACCCTGGCGCTGGCCTATGCGCAAACGCATCCGCAGCGCGTGCACGGGTTGATTCTGCGCGGCATCTTCCTGTGTCGGCCACAGGAATTCAGCTGGTTCTACCAGGAGGGCGCCAGCCGTCTGTTCCCCGACTACTGGGAGGACTACCTCGCGCCGATTCCGCCAGACGAACGCGGCGATCTGATGCAGGCCTTCTACAAGCGCCTGACCGGCGCCGATCAGATCGCCCAGATGCACGCGGCCAAGGCCTGGTCGACCTGGGAAGGTCGCACCGCCACCCTGCGGCCCAACACCCAGGTGGTCGAACGCTTCAGCGACGCGCACCGGGCGCTGTCCATCGCCCGTATCGAATGCCACTACTTCGTCAATGGCGCCTTCCTCGAGCCCGATCAGTTGCTGCGCGACATGCCGAAGATCGCCCATCTGCCGGGCATCATCGTGCACGGTCGCTACGACGCCATCTGCCCGCTGGACAACGCCTGGGCACTGCATCAGGCCTGGCCCAACAGCGAGCTGCAGATCATCCGCGACGCCGGCCATGCGGCCGCCGAGCCCGGCATCACCGACGCGCTGGTGCGCGCCGCCGACGAACTGGCCCGGCGCCTGCTCGACCTGCCGCCGGAGGATGCATGAAGCTGCTGATCCAGCGCGTCAGCGCAGCCAGGGTCGAGGTCGAAGGCGAGGTGGTGGGCGGCATCGATCAGGGCCTGTTGGCGCTGGTCGGCGTCGAGCCACAGGACGATCAGGCCAGCCTGACTCGCGCCCTGCACAAATTGCTCAACTACCGCGTATTCAGCGACGAGGCGGGCAAGATGAACCGCTCGCTGACGGATGTGCAGGGCGGGCTGCTGCTGGTCTCGCAATTCACCCTGGCGGCCGACACCAAAAGCGGCATGCGCCCGAGCTTCTCCAGCGCGGCGCCGCCGGCGCAGGGCGAGGCACTGTTCGATGCCCTGGTCGAGGCAGCCAGAGCCCGGCATCCGCAGGTCGCCACCGGACGCTTCGGCGCCAATATGCAGGTGCATCTGGTCAACGATGGGCCGGTGACCTTTCTCCTCGAGGTATAGCGGTAGCTTGTGGGAGCGAGCTCTGCTCGCGACTCGAACGCTTCGCGAGCAGAGCTCGCTCCTACAGATTGGTCGTTCTCGTTAGAACAATCTGGCCAGCAACGCCGGCACCGCCGTCTCCACCCGCAGGATGCGTTCGCCCAGTTGCACCGGCTGCAGGCCTGCGGCCTGGCGCAGCAGATCGACTTCGTAGGGAATCCAGCCACCTTCCGGGCCGATGGCCAGGGTCACCGGCTCCTGCACGGCGCGCGGGCAGGCCGGGTAGTCACCGGGGTGGCCGATCAGGCCCAGCGTGCCGGTTGCCAACGCCGGCAGGCGATCCTCGACGAAGGGCTTGAAGCGTTTCTCGATGCTCACGTCGGGCAAGACGGTGTCACGCGCCTGCTCCAGGCCGAGGATCAGCTGTTCGCGAATGGCTTCGGCTTCGAGAAAGGGCGTCTGCCAGAAGCTCTTCTCCACGCGGTAGCTGTTGACCAGCACCAGGCGCGGAACGCCCATGGCACTGACTGTCTGCAGTACGCGCTTGAGCATCTTCGGCCGCGGCAGGGCGAGCACCAGGGTCAGCGGCAGCTTGGCCGGCGGAGCCTGATCGAGGCTGACCTGCAGCTCGGCGTGCTCGGCATCCAGGGCCATCAGCCGACCTTCGCCCATCAGCCCGCCAAGGCGGCCGACGCGCAGGCGGTCGCCGGCCTCGGCGCGGTGTACCTCATGCAGATGCTTAAGGCGTCGGCCGCTGAGGCGTACCCGATCCTCGCCGACGAAGTCTGCGTCTTCCAGCAGCAGCAGGTTCACGACAGTGGCGCGGGCGGCTGGTCTTCGGGCTTGGCCTCTTCCTCGGCCTTTTCCTCGTCGCGCTTGCGCTTGACCAGGGCGCCGGCCAGCACGCCGGCTTCGAACAGCAGCCACATCGGTACGGCCAGCAGGGTCTGCGAGAACACGTCCGGCGGCGTCAGCAGCATGCCCACGGCGAAGCAGCCGACGATCACGTAGGGGCGGCTCTTGCGCAGGGTGGCCACGTCGACGATGCCGACCCAGATCAGCAGGAAGGTGGCGATGGGAATCTCGAAGGCCACGCCGAAGGCGAAGAACAGGGTCAGGACGAAGTCCAGGTACTGACCGATGTCGGTCATCATCGCCACGCCTTCCGGGGTCACGCTGGCGAAGAAGCCGAACATGATGGGAAAGACCACGAAGTAGGCGAAGGCCATGCCGGCATAGAACAGGAAGATGCTGGAGATCAGCAGCGGCACGGCGATGCGCCGTTCATGGGTGTACAGCCCCGGCGCGATGAAGCCCCAGGCCTGGTGCAGGATCACCGGCATGCCGAGAAACAGCGCGCACATCAGTGTCAGCTTGAACGGCGTGAGGAAGGGCGAGGCGACGCCGGTGGCGATCATCGTCGCGCCGTCCGGCAGATAGGCGCGCAGCGGTGCGGCGACCAGGGCGTAGATGTCCTGGGCGAAATAGAACAGGCCGGCGAAGATCAGCAGGATGATCACCACGCAACGCAGCAGGCGCGTGCGCAGTTCGGTCAGGTGCGAGACCAGGGGCATTTCCTGGTCGGCGTCCGGCAGTTTGCTCATGGCTGTGAAGTCTTGTCCTGGGCGGCGGGCGGTGGCGGCTCGACGCTGCTCTTGTCGGCGTCGCTGCTCGGCTTGAGGCTGGCGGTGTCGAGGATGTCCTGCTTCATCGCCTTCATTTCCCGCTCGAGCTCGAGAATTCGCTCGTTGTGCAACTGACGGCGAATCTCGTCGGCGCCGATCTCGCGCTCCACTTCGGCCTTGATCGAATTGAAGCTGCGCTTGATCCGGCCGATCCACAGGCCGGCAGTGCGCACCGCCCCCGGGAGGCGCTCAGGACCGAGCACCACCAGGGCGACCAGGCCGACCAGCAGCAGTTCGGTGAAACCGATGTCGAACATGGCTCAGTCTTTCTTCGCCGGCTCTTCGACCTTGCGTGCCTGGGCGTCGATGGTCTGCCCCTTGGGCTCTTCGACCGCCGGTTTCTCGGCTTCGCCATTGTCCATCGATTTGCGGAAGCCCTTGATCGCGTCACCCAGGTCCGAGCCCAGGCTCTTCAGGCGCTTGGTGCCGAACAGCATGACCACGATGAGCAGGATGATCAGGAGTTGCCAGATGCTGATGCCGCCGAAACCCATGATGAGTTCTCCGTTGTGAAAGTTATTCCGATTGCGGTCGCGCGGCTTTTTCCGCGTGGCCGGAGAGGCCGAAACGGCGATCCAGTTCGTCCAGCACGGCCTGCGGATGCTGGCCGAGGGCGGCGAGCATGACCAGGCTGTGGAACCACAGGTCGGCGGTTTCGTAGATCAGGTCCTTGCAGTCGCCGCTGGCGGCGGCGTCCTTGGCGGCGAGGATGGTTTCCACCGATTCCTCACCGACCTTTTCCAGAATCTTGTTCAGGCCCTTGTGATACAGGCTGGCGACGTAGGAGCTGTCGGGCGCTGCACCCTTGCGCGCTTCCAGTACCTCGGCCAGGCGGCTCAGGGTGTCACTCATGGCTGTGTCCTGCATAGATGGCGTGCGGATCTTTCAGCACGGCGTCGACGGTTTTCCAGCCGCCATTCTCGTACACGCGATAGAAGCAGCTCTCGCGCCCGGTGTGGCAGGCGATGCCGCCGAGCTGCTCGACCATCAGCACGATCACGTCGGCATCGCAGTCCAGACGCAGCTCGTGCAGCTTCTGCACATGGCCGGACTCCTCGCCCTTGCGCCACAGCTTGCCACGCGAGCGTGACCAGTAGATGGCGCGCTGTTCGCTGACGGTGAGGGCGAGGGATTCACGGTTCATCCAGGCCATCATCAGGATGCGGCCGGTCTGGTGATCCTGGGCGATGGCCGGCACTAGGCCGTCTTCGTTCCAGTGGATTTCGTCGAGCCAATCGTTCATCGGTGTTCCAAATCTGCCGGGCCTGCCGGATGGTCAATTCGCCAAGTGTGCCAGTGCTGTGGCTAGCTGGCTATCGGCGCAGCACCAGATAGAGACCGCCGCCGACCATCAGCCAGGCCGGCCAGGTGGCCAGCAGGGGCGCCAGGCCCTGTACGGCGCCGGCAGCGATCAATGCCGCGCCGAGCAGGCGCAGCGGCCACTGGTCGCGTGCGTCGCTCTCGCGTGGCGGCTCCGGTCGCTGCAGGCGCTCCAGGGCATCGCGGGCGATCTGCGACAGGTGCGGCACCTGCTCGGCCTGCTGCTGCAGGTTGCGCAGCAGGTGCAGGGGGCTGACGCGTTCGCGCATCCAGCGTTCGAGGAAGGGCTGGGCGGTGCTCCACAGATCCAGATCCGGGTATAGCTGACGCCCCAGGCCCTCGATGTTGAGCAGGGTCTTCTGCAGCAGCACCAGTTGCGGCTGCACTTCCATGTTGAAGCGTCGAGCGGTCTGGAACAGGCGCAGCAGCAGCTGGCCGAAGGAGATGTCTTTCAGCGGCTTTTCGAAGATCGGCTCGCACACGGTGCGGATCGCCGCCTCGAACTCGTTGACCTTGGTGTCGGCCGGCACCCAGCCCGAGTCGATGTGCAGTTGCGCCACCTTGCGGTAGTCGCGCTTGAAGAAGGCGATCAGGTTGCGCGCCAGGTAGTCCTGATCCTCGTCGGTGAGGCTGCCGATGATGCCGCAGTCGATGGCGATGTACTGCGGGCTCCACGGCGTGCGGGTGCTGACGAAGATGTTGCCGGGATGCA
Coding sequences:
- a CDS encoding DUF3999 domain-containing protein, encoding MNILRLGLLLSLSLSAALQAAERAQDFRHAAPLQLSGEGPWYRLELPIAAHFAAQHGDLRDLRVFDAQGKVQAYALIPGRSETVAHEQEHGVRWFPLHGRADAQAAPALRVERSTTGTLIELRGESAAEPDQQLRGWLLDASAIDAPLVRLSLDWSGGEDGFQRFSIEASDDLQRWQSWGEGQVARLSFADERIDQRQIELPGQRARYLRLLWRAPTQAPQLEVATLRSRRQDQQAAPLVWSEPLPAERGADGLYRWQLPLALPLERLRLPLAQANTLAPLRIEARSSDQGAWRPLASGLLYRLPENGREMVHDELALPGWPVRQLRLQLDPRGGGLGPEVPNLQVALRATQLIFLARGEAPYRLALGNAGAQSAALPLPSLIPGYQAERLASLGRAELGDASALAGSMGEPAAVAQGDWQRWGLWAVLLLGVGLLAAMAASLLRRPPGA
- a CDS encoding histidine kinase N-terminal 7TM domain-containing diguanylate cyclase codes for the protein MQACLASGWSLSPPVLMTLLVCFGVVLLAHWVTRQRDFPERDSFILLHLASLWWMGAAALEMSFFAAECKMFWASMAWPGIVSTPTFWAVFLWQYVNSMRTPLPRSSILGLSLVPLLVWALALSNPWHGLFYGAGSAPVDDSPGAPVRYQHGPLFYATAVYVYLFMAFCMGVVSRAAALSQGLHRRHYLAFVLVTAVPWVANVGYVVFGWTLFGFDPTPFSFAFTLAAFSWLIVGVRLFDLLPVARHLLLEALLDPVLVIDPRGRVIEANPAALKLAGLQQGWQGTELGQWPVFGADLQRLLNEAGEGDQERPLTLTSAARYYEVRVRAIERATRHGPTLLGHMLYVRDVTQRHLSELKLAEALALSEERLRTISNLHEQLREQALCDPLTGLYNRRYLDEFFSRELARAQRENLPLALALIDLDHFKRLNDECGHLVGDDVLKAVAKHLLDNLRSTDAVFRIGGEEFLLILPGLDAQAAMARLEALRTQLSQVGQPTRIGTLPVTLSAGIAIWPAHGQGLDSLLQAADVALYRAKRDGRNRVEVALPPAEANRAR
- the estP gene encoding esterase EstP, with product MNRLLSPLAAACLLASATSLSAAPYSALYVFGDSLSDAGWFADPDGPAGATTRFTNRIGPTYQDGSGEIFGPVAPMLLGDALGLGGAGLGPANSVEGGNNWAVGGYRTDEILNTISGPGGYLASSGGRADPNALYYLTGGGNDFLQFRVVDTASAQAAAGRLVDSVEVLQQAGARYIMVWLLPDIGLTPNFYGGGLQDLVSGLGADFNQELVSQLAALDANVIPLNIPLNLSETLSDPGRYGLIADRDTVIDSCFEGCSNPHPVYGLNGTAPDPTKLLFNDSVHPTITGQRLIADYAYSLLAAPWEITLLPEMALGTLRAHQDQLRAQWLADWEAWQSEGQWRAFINAGGQRLDYDLYSGDAKGNGYSLNFGTSYRLDDAWRLGLAAGLYQQSLEAGAADSDYDLRSYLGTAFAQYQHNRWWGDLSASIGRLDYDDLKRKFAIGPATNSEKGDTDGDLWAFSGRFGYDIAQPGSQWHLSPFFSADYVRIEVDGYAEDGQRSTALSYADQVRKSKRLGAGLQGLYDLAPQTRLFGELAMEREYEDDPSEVRMALNSLPGIGFELPGYRPDDRTWRGHVGVSHSLGNGLSLRGSYSYRHADDESQHGLNLSLSLDL
- a CDS encoding class 1 fructose-bisphosphatase, with product MSRVTLSRYLIEQTRSHNTPADLRFLIEVVARACKAISHQVSKGALGGVLGSLDSENVQGEVQKKLDVISNEILLEANEWGGHLAGMASEEMDNAYQIPGKYPKGAYLLVFDPLDGSSNIDVNVSVGTIFSVLRCPDRNGDTGDLGEDAFLQPGTQQVAAGYAIYGPQTMLMLTLGDGVKGFTLDRELGSFVLTHDNIKVPESTKEFAINMSNQRHWEAPVQRYVSELLAGETGPLGRNYNMRWIASMVADVHRILTRGGVFMYPRDAREPDKPGKLRLMYEANPMSMIIEQAGGAATDGSQRILDIQPTSLHQRVPVFLGSKEEVLRVTAYHRG
- a CDS encoding DUF924 family protein, producing the protein MQPWQPLLDWWFGADGSATDIVAARRGLWFGKRDSQDREAEARFAALVEQALAGELKGWADEPQGWLAHLILLDQLPRMIFRDTPRAFAGDALARPLLEAGLERGWDRALTPIQRVFAYLIFEHAEDLPLQARAVELFRALLDQAGDAERELFADFLDFAERHQRVIARFGRFPHRNAILGRACTDEEQAFLREPGSRF